The genome window TAATGGTAATAACATTAGTAAACACTAACGTTTACCAAGCAGCGGCCTCCTTCAGTAAAGTAATAACAGATTTAGGTGTTGTAACGTTACCTTCTTGTGGTAGCAGCACTGGGTGATGAACTCCGGAGCAGAGAGCCTCCTGGTGAGAAAAGCCAGAGGACTTAAACACTTGTTTGCCACGGTACTCGCCATGATGTCAGTCAACGGGAATGGCGCAGTTGAAAACAAGACCGCAGCTCGTAGCCTAAAAAAACGTCACTGTCCGGGGGAGGGGCTAATCTAATCACATCTGCGCATGTCCAGTTTACTTAAACCAGTgaagggaaaacaaaacaaagtctcTCATTTCATAAATTGGGAAcataacatttttgtttaaagaatgaaatgatgaatcaatcatcaaaattattatttatctgttgatcaactaatcGAATAATCCACTAATCACTTCAGCTCAACAAAGttgtttaaacaaaataatctttATTAACTTTTTAATGGTGACATTAGCTTTTATTGGTAGACATTATCCATCCCAATAAGCAGTGGTAAAAAATtattacagtacatttacttagGTACGGTTCTGAGGTGGGGTACtttctgtactttttacttttactctacaacattccacaggccattGTTAcatattgtagtttttactcCACTGGATTTACTTGATAGTTACTTGGCAGAGTAGGATTTTACTTTGGCTAGATAACATATCgccttttaaatattttgcaccGTTATTGATTACACTCGCAGTTACAGTGTGAAACTATTCAATTGCTAGTATAAGTCAAATtaacaaaaggaaaaaggaaaaaatacaaaagcaaaAGTACTCTATTCTACTTTAATATTGTAGCGGAGGCTAATTCTAACAACTTTATGTACTGTTGggttgtttattgtttaacaaTCCATCATCATAGGATGGAAAGAAGGTTTTAAGTAATTGACTGCTTTTATGAAAACTGATGTGTTTGTTAGATGCCTTGTGATTATTCTTTGAAAACTATTTACTCAGCTTTTTTTCCTGTTACATAACAGTACCATATGATTTTTAGGGAACTACACACTTACAACAACAATGTCTctgtaaaatgaaattaaactttGAACTGCTTGATAAATGAGCTGAAATTAACTACTATGATGTTGTTGACATATATTTCAGCAAGTATTGGTAGGAATTCTGGGCCTCCTGAATATTTCTCATGAAAATATTATTGACCATAAAGTTATTGTTTCACTGTTTAGTGTGTACACTACAGTTCTTTCACTCTTCTGAATATGGAAGCATCCACAGTTTCAAACATGTGGAAATGATCACATGCTGAACATCTAAAATATACAAGCCAAAAACATCCTcttcctgatattttcttatTAATCTCCAAGAGATTAAGGTCACTCAAAGACCTCAAGGTAAAAGAGGTAAATTATAGTCTTAAATATCCATACATTTCTCTAGTCTTGATAATATCCTTTATAAGGTGAATTGTGATGAACATAATGactagttttgttttaaaagtgtgGTTTTGCTAATTCTACTAATgttgtcatgtgtgtttgtacattttgAGAATGCATGATGTTGActgaatttagattttttgttgtGATGATGTGTAGTATTTCTGATGACTTTTTTGTATAGTATCTTCTTTTATAGACCTATAgtctaaaataaacaaattaagtGATTTCCCatgacacacaaacaatcaTCTTTGACCTGAGGTTTTTGTAAATGCTGCAAAATTAAAATGGTCAACAGTCACACCCCTATGTGTGCTGttggttttgtctttttgtgtggtTGTATGAAGAGGATCTCCTTTGTGAGATTTCAACAGTTTTCTTATGGGCAGTTGTAAGACTGGAAATATTCATCTAAAAGAATCAGAAAAagagtatttttgttttcagatattttaaagTTTGCCATCAAGTGAACCCTCTTAACCTGAGGAAAATGGTCTTACTCACAAGcacaaaagtgtttttgttaattgaAAGTAGATAGGTAAGATTCTAATTTGTTCCATGACAGATTATTTCTGACGTTTCATGTCACTTTCGTCAGTAACACTACCCAGGAAACAGAAGTGAGAACTTCCCTGTATGCCGCAAGGGCCTCAGGAGAAAGGCACTTCATAGTGAACTTATTGCCTCCACGTCAAGACATAACGTGAGTACTACGataactaaaatgtttttttctttgtaaaatTGTGAAATAATCTATGTTTATATGTGTATAGGTTTATAAAGAAAGccactttatatttatatttcaggAAAAGTAACCAACATGGAGGCTGTGGATTACATTGAAACTGATGATTACACACCAGATAATGAAACTGAAATCAACTCCACCACATCTGGACTACTGAATTTCAGTACCTCTCCGTCATTTTCGACTAATGTTCTGGTGGCGGTCAATATAATTATATCTGTTATTGGCCTTGGAGGAAATTCATTAGTGATCTGGATCTGTGgatggaaaatgaaaagaacagtCATCACCACCTGGTACATCAGTCTGGCCATTTCAGACTTTTTGTTCTGTGCCTTTTTACCCTTGGAAGTATTCTACATGATCACCTCACACTGGCCTTTCGGACAGATCTTGTGCAAGCTCACCTCCTCCGCCCTGTTTCTCAACATGTACtgcagtgtgtttctgttggtTCTAATCAGCACCGACCGCTGTATCATGATCTCATTTCCTGTGTGGTCGCATAACCACCGGACGGTGCGGAAAGCATTTGTAATTGTTGTCCTTATGTGGCTCCTTTCTGCACTCTTAACGGTACCTTCACTGAtcttcagacagatcacagtCCATGGCTCAGTCACTCAGTGCTACACAGATTACATGGGCCATTCCACTCACAAGGCGGTGGTACTGACTCGATTCATTTGCGGGTTCCTGATTCCTTTCCTAATGATTGTGTTCTGCTCCTTGGTGCTCGGAGTGAAGCTGAGGAGTTTGATCATCAAGTCAACAAAGCCTTACAAAGTTATGGCGGCGCTCATCTTGTCATTTTTCCTCTGCTGGGTCCCCTATCATAGTTTTGTTCTTTTAGAGTTAGACTTGCAGAACCACAGCCTGGAAGTCCTCAGAACTGGCCTGAAGGTGGGAGCCACCCTGGCTGCAGCAAACAGCTTCATATCCCCAGTTCTCTATGTGTTCATTGGTAACGACTTCAAACAAACCCTAAAGCGGTCTTTGACATCACGGATAGAGGAGGCAATGGCGGAGGACTTTCGTACAGGTCTCAATCACTCAAGGTCTAAGTCAATGGAAATTATCTAATATCAAGTTGAAACCTTTGTCATTAGTGACAAGGAGTATTTCACAGTACAGAACATGATTCTGTAATAATTTAAACTACCGTATATGTCATGGCATGTTTAACCTTAATTATTGTGTCTTTCAACTTACAAAAAATATATCTTTACACTcagatattttgtatttttagatttctattttattttacgtGTGTTAAAGaattgcttgtgtgtttgttcgCTGTTATGTTTGGAAACCAGCTTGCTACAAATTGCCCCTTGTGTGAAGTATTTTGAATTCaatataatttatcatttacaatatatattaatttgGTGGCGCTGTGAACTAAAACTTTAATGAAGAGAAACATTTATGCAGCAATTGAAACTAGGTGCTTTCTAATAAATgttcttaaaaaacaaatacctTTATTCTTAATATTGTAATTTGAAAttgatatttaaaatgtcttacTGCTGTCAACGTACTTACACTGTTGTAACTTGTTGTAACTTTGGTTTTGCTGTTTGGTTCAGACTCATCCATCCTGCCTCAGCAGTTTTCTGCAAATAAGCTCTACAGTAGGTACTATTTtgtgaaattataataaaacgTTTGTTCAACCAAAAGGCCCCTtaatttttcattaatttaagGGTCATTGTAACTAAAATACCTGTGTATTACTGTATACCATGAAATCCCATGTGATATTTTACCATGAAAATCAGAGTAGCTCATAACGACAAATTGTCATCAcagtttggttttggtttttggttCAAAGTCATCCATCCTGTTGCCAGCCGTAGCAGTTTTTTGCGAATAAGCTCTGACCGACTGTAGATGCTCAGTACCAAACAGAAGACAGACTACGATAGCTGGAGTGCGAACACAGAGGATTTAGCTCCTCAAATTACCAACTATTTTTCTGAGGATGCTGGAACCCAGAGCCCTTTAAAGGGCTCTGCTGGAACCTAAACAGAGCTGAGTGAATACTGGAGCTGAGTGAATTCTGGACTTACCACTCAAaattaatgataatgttgctccttGTCTGCTAGGTCTGGAAAATAGCTAACTGTTTTCTTCGCCATTTTAACTTTATGTCAATTAAATGTTGTTATTGCAAAACGCATCAAAACATAGTGATGTTTGATTGGTGGAGTTTCTGTTGGTGGGCACCTGACAGGCCAGATTCAGGGAAACAAACTCCCTACAGAAGCCACGCCCCCTTCGTCCCCCAGGATCTACTACCGGTTAACGTGTGTGGTGCCGCCGCGGATGTGATGCAACCAGCAGAAAGGATATTTACTCAACTTCTCGTGACAAGTTTAGATTTTTCAGTAAGAAAATCACATTCTGAACCACGAAGTTTGTTAGTATTAGTATTTGTAGTTCGTTGCTTTGTGTGCGGTTAATCTGTCAAACATTTTGCTGTCCGTTTTCCACAGTTCTTCTTCTtcgcatgctaatgttagcaactcCGTAACGGCACATTTTATACATGGGAGCTAGCTAGCAGCCGGCGGATTTTACTCGATTTCATTGCTGTTTTAAGAGCTATTTGTGTCAAGCTCAGTCTCTCGTTTGCTCCTCTTTGTTAGCTACAAAGCCCCGTCCACTGGGCCTCCCTATGTACTTAATTTAAAGCGCTGGGTGCCAGCAGAGTCGCACCACCTCTACCTTCGTGTTGACTGGATCTATCTTTAAATGGCCACCGCTGCCCCCCCACCAACCTCTGGCTCTACTCCGGCGACTGAAAACCAGAGTGCCGGATCCAGCAGCTCCACTGCGACCGACAGTGGCAGCCAGGACAGCACTTTCGAGTGTAACATATGTCTGGACACCGCCAAGGATGCAGTGATCAGCCTGTGTGGACACCTCTTCTGGTAAGAGCTAACTTACTCATGTTGTGACTGAGGTTTACAGGGAGGCAGTGTATCCCACTTCGGTCAAGGTAATGAGGAACAGGGCGGACCAGATCCAGACCAGTATAGTTAATCTTACACCGGTCTGTTGGCATACACCCTACAGGCCAATTTCAGTTTTGAAAGCCAACATTTGTAACGACCAAtaaccatcatcagttacattgCTGATATCTGGCCATTCCTGGATTAGCGTGTTATCTTTGCTCTAACATgtgtaaaataatgttttattttcaaacatcACCAGCTATGTATGTGAAGCAGATGTTTTGCTTGCATTGagtcacatttacaaaaatgcataaaatataaaatcaaactGACAGTTGCCTCAAAAAACACAAGTTagaataaaatctttgttattACAGATTATTACAggaatttcattattttgtctttactttTGAATTTAGAGATGAATCAATAGTGCCAGTTTAATGTTTACAAAGTGTAGGCCTCATTTTATTCAAGCCTGGAGCTGCTTGTGTAACACAGTATGTGTGTAAGGAAATACGTTTTGATGTTATCATCTTGGTCAGTTCCATAAAACTTTCCAGCCTCTGTAGCCAACTTCTAACCTTCACATGTAACTCTAGCCAACGTCTGTCTGTTCAGGATAGGTCAGGTCTTTAGCATATGGTCTGTTATCAGTGGTGATGGTGCCAATTTAGTTATTCATTTTCAAAGAGTTAACCCTAACCCAAAGCAGAGAGgcatttgtcttgtttttatttgtgaacaCAGGACATGTGGATGCCTTTTCTTTGGTAAATGTTGTATATTTAGTCAGGTTGTTCTAAGATGTATATAAAGTTATACTAATCCAAACCTCTTTCCTGTCCAACACTCATCTTCCTTTGCATCTCCTCTCGACCAGTTGGCCCTGCTTGCATCAGGTAAGCTGAACCTatcttgcatgtgtgtgtgcatatttttatttattttcaaaagggAGAGTTTTtacagttacataaaaaaacaggtTTAAAGTTTTGTGAGGACAtaatattttgtgaaataattttttttataagttTGTTCAACCAGGAACCCTTATGCTTTAAGGGTGATTGTAACTGATAATAGGATAATTGTGTATTACTTTATACTGTGAAATTGTGATATTTTCTGAGACCGTGCCGTGAAAATCTCATACCGTACCATACCTTAGTCCTTACTATCTCTTTGTCTTTATGCAGTGGTTGGAGACCAGACCTAACAGACAAGTGTGTCCAGTGTGTAAAGCTGGCATCAGCCGAGACAAAGTTATCCCCTTATATGGACGGGGAAGCACAGGTCAACAAGACCCCAGGTGGGTACTTTTGTGTAGTATTGTGTAGTCGGGCTGACTTTAAACTTTATGTATTACGTAATCACAATGCTCCTCAGGATTCTCCAGTGGTGAATATGTTCCACTCACAATTTGTAATGCAACATGTAATACCACTGGTTGAGAGTAATAACTTATGAAATTTTCTGAATGTATAAATGGTGTTAATAATAACTTTTATATaatgtggttttgttttataGAGAAAGAACGCCTCCTCGACCACAAGGGCAAAGGCCTGAGCCAGAAAACCGTGGTGTAAGTACTACACACATGCTATATATGCATGGTCATAACAAAGATCAATATTTTCTTGATTCCAAACATGTCAGGCAGCTTTATGCAGTTTTTCAGTGCATCGTCAGCTGTCTAGTCACATTATGCATTTATGATGAAACCATTACATAGGATGGTGTAGGTGCTGCAGTGCAAACCTGTGCTTTATCCATTAACAAAAGAACATTTCCCACTGGGATCTATTAGATGCTACGTGCTGAGGTGCAGAGGCGTCTCCAGAGAATGATCACAAATTGCTTTGACTGTTGCGTCACATCTCTCTGGATTGTGAATACATGGCTAGACATTAAGAGGATCcacatttgtctgtgtgttaatgATGAAATGCGTGTTTCACAGGGCTTTCAAGGGTTTGGCTTTGGAGATGGGGGTTTCCAAATGTCCTTTGGAATCGGTGCCTTTccatttggtatttttgctACAGCTTTTAACATCAATGATGGAAGACCTCCTCCAGGTATTTACGTTTTAGACACTTCACCATGACCGCTCTGTCTTTGattacaaacatttcaaataaccTGTTAAACAATTTCCCAAACAGCGGCTCCTGGGACACCGCAGCACATGGATGAACAGTTTCTGTCTCGACTCTTCCTGTTTGCCGCTCTGGTCATTATGTTTTGGCTGCTGATTGCATAAATCCATGGAAAGACATGTTGTGGTAACCCAAAAGATTTGACAGAGATGCGACATTATAGCACATCATCACAGTTTGCACCAATGTGACtctacctttttgtttttctgtaattttgtttctgtcatctTGACACAAAGCCATGCGAGTTTTGAATGAAGCAGGTTTTTCCAATTGAAAAgatctgtaaaaacaaatttcaaGGTGAACCAACTAACCTTGGTCACCTAATGttttaacacattaacacagtTGAGTAGTGTGCTTGTAAACCAGCACACCAAAATGGTAACAGCTTCAAACTTCATGCTGCTTGATGCaactctttgttttttaatcagaCGCATACAGGAGGATGTTCAGGTGAGAGAAACTGGAGAACATTCTCGGTGCTCATTCACtatgcattttaattaaattagttaCCACCAGTGCCCTGTGCTCatttactgggattttcactcACACTACCAATCCCATGTGTTTTTATATGGTCATTTCAGCGTATAATTGGCCCGTTAGTTTATAGGGATCAAGTAGGCTATTAGGGTTGCTGTTATTGGAAATTAGTTTGAGGCAGTTGGCCCTACTCGTGACTGGTCAAAgcaagaaaagcacaggtgttaccaataacattaacaatggatctGTTCTATTAAAGGTTCCCAATAAGgcatgacagtgagccagcatgcattttattatttacacctgtgcttttcctgctgggACATGTCAACATTTCTTCCACGAAAAAGGCCTATTCATACAGGCCTTGCTGAAAAAAATAGTACTGTCTCTCTGTTCACTCATGAACTAAGAatgctgggttttgtttttttatcgaGCTGTACCTGATGTTACAATTTATGCATCTCATCGGCAATATTTTCAACATCAGACGTCAAACATTGTCTCTTTATTTtagatgacatttaaaaaaatgtgttgtgagCAATTGATAGATTAATTTATGAAAACAGTGTTCCTCTCCATCGGTCTCCTTTTCCTCTCGGTTTTCTGTATGTCActgtaattaaatgtaaaatattgtaattacagatttaaaaatgaTTGATCGGTTGAACATAAaactacttttttaaaatgtgaatttcCTCTACTGACAGTAAAGCTGTGTAAATAAAGATGTTAATCAGTCTCTCTGTAGTCCTATAACGGTGTGAACCTGTTAGGGGTTCATTCTTAGCCTTACTCGtctaataaatacacaaattacGACACACTAAACCaaagcagtgtggaaaaaaaatcaacaacttGCTCAATACTGAGGAAGTTTAGTTATTCTTCattgttaattattttacatgaaaaagGGACGTCAAACTCAAACCACTttgtgctgtaaaaaaaacaaagaaaaatagatattttagtcattttgtGGAAGAGATTTTTAGAAAACAAGTACAAAAAAAGTCAGTTTGGCCTAGTCCTGCGTTTCTGGCTCTGGCTGTTTCTCTTTAGATTCTGCCTGTGCAACGTTGAACTCCGCTTCATACATAATCTGCTGGATCTTTATTTTTGTCTCGCACCTTTTCTGCGGGGCAAGCCGCTTCAGAGCGGGGACAAAGCTCAGCAGAAATAGTTCGTCCTCATCCCGTGGCCTATTGGGAAATGAGGTGCCATTGTCTTTGACCAGCCATTTTGTAGGGGATGGTGTACTTTGAGAAGAAGGCAGTGAGTGTGACTCTTGCATCAGGCGCCGTTTCCGTCCAGTTTTGCTGACTGGGGTCATCTGTGGGCCTGGTGGCATCTTAGCCAGAACAGCCAGCTGGGCCATCTGTGCGTCTTGAGACACTGAAGGGAGCTGAGTCACAAACGCTACCTGGGGTTTGAGTTCAGGTTGACTCACCGGGACCTTCACGATGGGCTGCGGGGTCTTGACTGCCTCCGACGATGTGGTTTCTCCCTCCGCACTCCCAGATTCGTTGTCAGGATTGTCGTGGTCATCGCCGTTGTTGCCGCAGATGTCTGCCACTCCGCTTCTTGATCCGGTGAAGGGTGCAATAAAATTCATAAGTTGTCTGTATTTCCATCTACTTTGCACAATCTCTCCTTGCTTCTTGCTTTTGATCTCCATTCGTACTTCCTTCAAGTAACGGTCTCTCATgttcttccattttcttttaCACTCCTCAGCTAGAAAAGTAAAATATCAGAATGTAAGGAGCAAGAAATCATGAAAACTCTGCAACCTGGACATCCTCTTAAGCTGCATATTATAAGCAAAATTAACCTCAAAGCTTTTAAACTGTGTGCTTACAACAAACATATTTTCCCTAAATATCTGATACGTCTGCTTCACAGATGTTAGTCTAAAAGGCTCAGACACCTAAGTGGCTTGTGAGTGTGTTCTTCTGCCAGTACCTGACAAATACTGATTAGAAAATATACCCAAATATTGTATTGAAgttgtaattaaattaaataaggaTGGCCAGTAGCACTGGTCTTCAGAATTGACCTTTGGGTTCAAAAGCACTGCTGGGTTTCTGTTCTCCGGATACAGAATTGTCCGGGACACTGGCCAGATACTGCTCAGTGAGCAATTAGATCACTGCTGCTGGCAAACAGACTAAGTGAAGCTCTGTGCTAGATTATGATACAAACATAgcagggtggacaaaataacagaggCAACTTTTGCAAGAGCAAATTCAGTTCTTCTATGTGAagttaatgtgttattttttacaCTGTCAGAGGTGTGTTGATTGTGGCTGCAAcaaacgattattttcattattgatcaaactgccaattattttttccattaatGGATTCcttgttttgtctataaaatgtcagaaatgagtgaaaaatgtcaacaaaacaaaaaaacattttgtattttgccTTGAAAATGACTAgaattaataaaattataatacatatatatatatatatatatatatatatatacacacatatatacaactaattataataatatatatatacatatatacaattaattataataactgcatattatttttctgttcacTGATTAATCggctaattgtttcagctggtGGTGATTGTACTCTGTGGCATTTGACTTTAGACTGTGAACAATGTGGTGGCCACTAAAATCACAGTTAAATAAGCACTTCTTGGAAAGTTTTaccaaaatatagaaaatatagaGTTTGTGGCAGATttgttgtattggattgcattaaaTATAAAAGGTGTACGTAATTTAGTGTGTAATGCATCAACGGTATGATATATTTCTagtatatatttgttttatttattttggtcttGCTACGCCATTTCTGGAGGTCATTGTTACCTCATCCGTGTTATATGCCGCTCCAGCATTGACCATGACAGCGCACCTGATTATTTCAGGCTGGGGCCCTCTGTCCCCTGGCTCTGACACATTTCACCCAACACACTGTGGTGCCGCCGCCGACGCTTCCACGAGAAGCTTTCGGTTTATATGAACCTCGCGGTGTTAACAAGCGAGACGAAAAGCGGCTCGGTAAATACAGTGAGTCCGTGACGCTGAGCATGTTTCCTCCTCCGCCGAGCCGTGCTGGGCACGCCGCTGGCGGCGCAGTGGCACAGCCGGACCGTGCCGTTCGATGCAGCGCGGCCTACGGCGTGCGAGCTGCGGCTGCTACCGCTAGCACGGTGCGCGCGGCTGCATGGACATCACCGGGCTGCACTCGCGCGGAtagaaaatactgaaaagaTACAAATTCTTTTCAAGAGGAATCTGATATACTTCTGATTCCCTGGAGCTCccactgttttttaatttttgtctgtttagtCGACCACACTGGCACGAGCTAAGCAAATAATAACTGGCAGTAAAGTTgtgataaacaaaaaaaaagtcactcaCATGGGAGACCCAGTACGATACTGATGCTTCTCCAGGCATTTGCACGACTTTCCGTGCAGCGGTAATTCGGCAAAGTGACATTGTACAGCTCTGGATAATTAAATACAGCCAATATTAACTTATCGTCCATTTTGCCCTAgtgctgtgtctgtgctgcGCGGACGCGGAAGCGGCAGTCTTCTCCCGCCTTTTCCGCCCAGCTGCTGCCCCAACGCGAGTTATCGCGAGTGGCGGACTGCCTGCCGCGCTGTGTCGCTCTGTCGTTCAAGAGTGGGCATTGTAGTCTTTTGTCACAGGAGGGCGCACGacttaaaatgtaattcatattCTGTTCTGGAGGCAGCAACATAACTCTGTGATTCGCCCTTTAATAACAGCACTTGTTGTGCAGCAGCCCATAAATGACATAGGTAGGCCTATACTTAAATAAAGTGTTCTTTTGATACTGTCATGATTCTGGTCTCCTAACTGTTTGTAAAAGTCAGAATTAGTGTGGTCATGCCTAGTGTAGAGGCACAAACATGCTATGCttgaaaaatagacaaaaaagaaagacagaatatTTCACAAGATTTTTTTACACCTTTTGGGCGTTAAAACACTCCATATTTGGGCTTCTTAAGTGGTTAAAGGGATAAGAAAGGCAAAATATTTCTGTTAcacaaaactgaagttattttttctgactttttgttcaaaatgtattttgttaaatatacCTGTTCCGGCCTGTACAAATCATTCAGTCAATCTGAGAGGGAAAAGGCACTTTTTGGTTCAACTAATCTCAAAGGTAACACTGACCCATCTGCCTGCATCTACAGGCCAACCTTTGGTGAGGGGTCACAAGTAGACATTGCAATGGTCtgtg of Micropterus dolomieu isolate WLL.071019.BEF.003 ecotype Adirondacks linkage group LG13, ASM2129224v1, whole genome shotgun sequence contains these proteins:
- the LOC123981602 gene encoding chemerin-like receptor 1; this encodes MEAVDYIETDDYTPDNETEINSTTSGLLNFSTSPSFSTNVLVAVNIIISVIGLGGNSLVIWICGWKMKRTVITTWYISLAISDFLFCAFLPLEVFYMITSHWPFGQILCKLTSSALFLNMYCSVFLLVLISTDRCIMISFPVWSHNHRTVRKAFVIVVLMWLLSALLTVPSLIFRQITVHGSVTQCYTDYMGHSTHKAVVLTRFICGFLIPFLMIVFCSLVLGVKLRSLIIKSTKPYKVMAALILSFFLCWVPYHSFVLLELDLQNHSLEVLRTGLKVGATLAAANSFISPVLYVFIGNDFKQTLKRSLTSRIEEAMAEDFRTGLNHSRSKSMEII
- the rnf185 gene encoding E3 ubiquitin-protein ligase RNF185, translated to MATAAPPPTSGSTPATENQSAGSSSSTATDSGSQDSTFECNICLDTAKDAVISLCGHLFCWPCLHQWLETRPNRQVCPVCKAGISRDKVIPLYGRGSTGQQDPRERTPPRPQGQRPEPENRGGFQGFGFGDGGFQMSFGIGAFPFGIFATAFNINDGRPPPAAPGTPQHMDEQFLSRLFLFAALVIMFWLLIA
- the LOC123981604 gene encoding uncharacterized protein LOC123981604 isoform X1 → MDDKLILAVFNYPELYNVTLPNYRCTESRANAWRSISIVLGLPSEECKRKWKNMRDRYLKEVRMEIKSKKQGEIVQSRWKYRQLMNFIAPFTGSRSGVADICGNNGDDHDNPDNESGSAEGETTSSEAVKTPQPIVKVPVSQPELKPQVAFVTQLPSVSQDAQMAQLAVLAKMPPGPQMTPVSKTGRKRRLMQESHSLPSSQSTPSPTKWLVKDNGTSFPNRPRDEDELFLLSFVPALKRLAPQKRCETKIKIQQIMYEAEFNVAQAESKEKQPEPETQD
- the LOC123981604 gene encoding uncharacterized protein LOC123981604 isoform X2 — protein: MRDRYLKEVRMEIKSKKQGEIVQSRWKYRQLMNFIAPFTGSRSGVADICGNNGDDHDNPDNESGSAEGETTSSEAVKTPQPIVKVPVSQPELKPQVAFVTQLPSVSQDAQMAQLAVLAKMPPGPQMTPVSKTGRKRRLMQESHSLPSSQSTPSPTKWLVKDNGTSFPNRPRDEDELFLLSFVPALKRLAPQKRCETKIKIQQIMYEAEFNVAQAESKEKQPEPETQD